The genome window TATTATGATCCCCAGCTGGCATCTGTTCCTACAGAGCTTGCTCTGGCTCTATCTCCTGGTGTTTGTGGACAGACGGTGTGGTAAAACACCACAATGGGAAAAACCTTCATAGTGACAAATAATAAAcgatattttagtattttacgTTAGATGATAGAAATTATCACAAGACAATCACATCtgattcctcctcctcttttgttacagtaatgtggTGGAATGGTAGAGGGTTGAATGGCTGAAATAGAATGGATGTATTCAAATATGAATTTGAATGACTAAATGCTTGAGCTGCTGCGGTTCATTAAGATTGTGTGTTCTTGaatggagggaaggaggaagggaaagaaagagtagaagagaaagaaagtatgtttgtggattatcttgGAAATACTCTATATTGGGAGTAACATAGTCTAATGTCAATTAGGAGTAGAAATTCTCTGACCGTTAATTGCACACGTTGTATAATGCATAGTTTTATAGTAATGGTACTCCAATGCTACAAAATATCAAAGTACTAAACCATAATACAACATTTGCAAatcaaatgtaagaaaatatagCATATTATTGTGTATCAAAACTGTTAGTGCTATAAGCATCACACACATTAATGGTACATTTGGGGCAGCTGCCCAAACTTGTAGTAAAAGACAACACATGGCACACTGAATTTAGGCtgaaatttgtggttttgagtgaaatgtcttgataattattggatggattgtcatgaaatttggttcagacattcatggcacactgcttacagtttttctcagtcgcTTTGGTACATATCTCAGATCAGAATTGAAATTCTCAAAACTACCTGTTCAATTCTCACATCATTGTGTCACTTGTGCACATCAAAAAAgcagtttctcatttctttgaacaagtTGCAAACGCTTCGATACATCCATGCAAATGATTATGTacaattctctgttgtttcctaCATTATCAGTTGCTTATGTCATgttgatcaaaatgtattatattgggTCTCTGTTGAATAGTCTCACCCCCCACAACATTTAGGCACAAGCTCATAGCATAAGTCTTTACATGCAAAATGGTTGAACAAGTTATCATAATATGTCAAGCATATTTCTATACTTTCTATATTTCCATTAGActtttttctaaatctgtcCTGAATTGGTAAATTGCTTCCAGGTGAATCTTGACTTTCTCTAACGAAGGTGCTTCTCATGAAGCATCAACTAGCAGGTATATATATAGCCGGAGCAACAGAATGTTACAATGTTGGACAATGGAAGGACAAGGAATTGGACGGGGtcaacagccagagagaagacgaagaagaggagTGAGGCTGCGTGGTGGAGGAGTTGGAAGGCAAAACCgaggaagaggcagaagagGCAGAGGACATATGCGCGCGTTCTGATGAGATTAGAGCCACACTCGTAGACCACGTTCTCAATCATGGGCTTACAATGGCCGAGGCTGGTCGAAGGGTGCAGCCAAATGTTGGAAGAAAAACTGTGTCCTCGATTATTCAGACTTTTCGTCGACAGAATAGGTATGTAATCTAAAAATAGGCATTGTACACTGTACTTTCATTActaattttttttcccacatagGACTGCAAGACAAATTCACAGGGGTGGCAGAGGGCCCCTTTTCACACGTGAACAGGAGGAGGCCATTTGCACCATGgtaatagaaaacaatgcaataagACTAAGGGAGATACAAAGTGCCATTATAGAGGACAACAACCTCTTTCAAAACATCCAAACAGTCAGCATCTCAACCATTGATAGGGTGCTGAAAAGACACCAAATGAATATGAAGCAGCTCTACACTGTTCCGTTTGAAAGAAATGGTGAAAGAGTGAAGGAGCTGCGTTACCAACATGTACAGGTAAAACATGTATGAGCATGCAGCAACTGTACTTCAGAGTAAACAGTACAACATTGTatagtgatatacagtacagtaagtgtgaACTTGACACATTGCATCTTGTTTTCTACAGCCATAGCAAATATATGCTGTATACATTTGATGTAACTGTATCTtgaccaaaatgaaaatgcatgtaattCATAAAACTCATTTTGTGTCTTCTGGATATAGCGTATAATGGAACTGGAAGCAAGTGAACCACCGCACAGcttcctctacatggatgaagcTGGCTTCAACCTAACAAAACGTAGAAGGCGTGGTCGAAATATCATTGGCCACAGAGCTACAGTTGATGTGCCAGGCCAACGGGGCGGAAACATAACCATGGGTTGTGCAATCTCTGAGAATGATGTGCTAACGCATATTCCCATTATTGGGCCCTACAATACAGAGCGTCTTGTCACCTTTTTAGACACTCTCTACAGGGATCTCATCCCTGAACAAGAGAGGGGTCAGATTGGAGATGACCTGCCAAAGTATGTGATCGTTTGGGACAATGTCAGTTTCCATCGTTCCAACATCATCAGGCAATGGTTTGCTGCCCATgacaggatgctgatggagttcCTCCCACCCTACTCTCCATTCCTTAACCCCATTGAGGAATTTTTCTCAGCATGGAGATGGAAAGTATACGATCGTCAGCCACATACACAAATGACCCTTCTGGCTGCCATGGATGCAGCATGTGACGACATCACAGCAGATGCCTGCAGAGGCTGGATAAGACACTCAAAAAGATTCTTTCCACGCTGCATTGCAAGAGAAGATGTTcgttgtgatgtggatgagaatttGTGGCCCAACAGACAGGATCGTCAAGAGGTGTAGGAAGATTGTAATTCCttaatgtaatttctacagCACCGCATGTACAGTTTTTCCTAtgttcacatttcttctttaggttttttttttgtgtgctattcagtgctgtcttttcatttctgtatctCAATGACATGTTCtgtcaataaaatacagtacaaacagtaagAGTGTAAATTTGAATCTTTTCCATTCTCTTGcaattacactcacacatacactaagATGTAATTTACAATTGACAATAATTGTCATCAAAACTTTAGCCATAGTTTCCATCAGAACATCCCTCCAGAGTAAACTGTTATATTGACAACATGACTAAACAATTTGACTGTCTTATCTGTACACAATGACACAAGGACTTGTCATTCTGATGGCACTGACATGTTCATTGACACAGatatttacttttgagagaTGAACTAAGGATTTTGAGTAAGAGAGTGGCTTTTGCAGGTTATCCATGGTGTTTTGCTAtttgtacaaattgttttgagaaatacacttactGTTTTGCAAATTTTGAGTTTGATTCGAGAAATGTACCAAAgcgactgagaaaaactgtaaaaagccCATAGTCTGACATCTGACATAACCTTGGGAAAGTGTTTCTATGTGACATCCTGCTGcattgcacatacagtatttggtgGCAGCTTATTTTCTGGActgcattgtgtttttgctctacttacagtacatgtatgtCACAGAGCTCAGCCTGTGTAAACACAGCTTGTATAGACTGATCTACAGTTTTGTCTTTAAAGGACTGTAGCTTTAGCTACTGGGGGGTTCAGTTTCATGTGATGGTTTAAGTGGATAAAATTGGAGATACTCTAACAAGTGGCCAGCTGTTTTCTCCCACAGCTCCAGGGAGTGGAAGTATACCCACAGATTAATTTGCTGTGACCAATCTCTAATGCTGTATTAAATCATACTGATTTGAAATCATAGTACTCCTTCATAACAACAACACCACCTGTTATAGTCACCACTTGGACAGGTAAATAAAGGCGAAAACGTCTGGATGTTCTCAAATCAGATCTGTGTTAGTGTAACAGCAAATGATCTCTAATGTGTATTCTCTTTTATCTACTGTACATTCATTTACTCTTTGCTACACTTTGTTTTCCccattttgtgttatttgtctctatttgttgttttttctctcttctctctgtgtgttttacgGCCCTGAGTTTTGAGGTGTGTCATGCATTCCCTCTAAATGGGTTGGAAATAATCATGTTACACTGTTGAATGGCTAAGATGCATCAAAAGACAGTTCTATGTCCCTGTCCTTACTctacatacacaagcacacgctcacacacacacacacccgggCTGCCAGAACAGCTGCTGGATGTTGAAATGTTTACCCAGCGCACcaacaaaaggaaaatatgaaacaacaaGTGGAAAGTAGagtaaagcaaaaataaaaaaagaagaggcaGGAGAAGAGAAACTTTTCAGAATTcatcttttttgtgtttacgtctacagtatgtgcacagCAGAGTTATCCAAAGTCTTTGATTTCAGTAAGTTGTGATCAGGGAGAGGTTGAGATTGTCCATAACAACATTATAAAACTATGTATTTTCAATGATCTATCTGTGCTTTTATTGTAGGGATGGGAATTATTGACACAATTAGCTGAGGTAACTGACCAGTGGACCTAATTGTGGAAAGTTCAGTGTAGTGGAAATCTCATATCCTTAAGCCCAGGATCCATTCTCattttagcacacacacacacagatatacatacacacacttgcactgTCCTCATCCTaatctccctttctctctgtgctcCCAAACTGTCTCAGAGGACTGCAGATAATTACCTCATCAGCATCCGAcctcattcatttttaacagacaCCACTGATCCCACATCAGCACTAATGCTTagtgacagaggagaggaaacaaaaagaTGAACAGAAAGAAGGGGAACTAAGGACTATAAGGAATTTTAACACCAGCtttcattttgtgaaatattgtgcCAAATTACTTCATTAAGTGTACTGATGTTCATATGATATCAATTGAtcaaaaaaaagattttatcaGAGTTATAATtagaagaaaaggaaggagaaaagaaggGGAAATTGAGGAGGAGAATAACAAAGTATTACATAAGAGGATGGTGGGAGAAATattagaggaggagaagaggtgACTGAAGAAGGAAGGTGAATGTGAAGAAAGTCTGCACACGGTACATGAGCAATTCCTTGATAACACAGGGTGTTGGCATTGTGTTGAATGTTGTCTTGTTGAGTTGGACTTGTCTTGCAGTCAATGGGATGCGAAAGAGGTGAGAAAAGATGAAGGATGAGAAGGAACAGGTAGTGAAAAGAGGTGAGCGGTAGGAGAAGTAGGTTGGAGGAAAAGAGTGAAGAAAACAAGATGTATGCAAAGAAGGGgggaaaagaggacaaaaagtTTTACAAGaatgaggaaaacagaaaaagaaatgttttggaATAAGTCAAAATCATATTTCTTTCTCCACTGACTTTTTACAGTTCTTACATACATAATACATGCAGGAAAACGTTTGTAactaaaaagatgtgtgtgtgtgtgtgtgtgtgtgtgtgtgtgtgtgtgtgtgtgtgtgtgtgtgtgtgtgtgtgtgtgtgtgcatgttttggGAAAGAAAGGGACAATTTTCAGCTACTCTGTCAGAAATAATTaacctgtttttttctcttctcccttcTATTTCCGTTtgactctctcctctctttaaTTTCAACTCCCCTTCACCTCTGCCCCCACCACTGTCTCCATATACAGGCGTCGCGCCCTGTGGGGGTGGGGTTCTGTGATGGTAACCATGGTCCCCGGCAGCCGCTATGTCTGCAGCGCTCACGCAAGAGAGGAAGACTCCACGAATGACCGCGAGGAGCGAATTTTAGCCGTGCTCGGCATCATCGGGACCATCCTCAATCTTTTAGTGGTCATATTTGTCTACATCTACACCTCTGTCACCTAAGGTTTCCTGCAAGACTTGAACAAGGGACGTTGGCGCTGTCCCCAACTTTTCTCCACACTGCCGCCCTCCTCTTTAAGTATTCATACACTTAGAGGTTTGATTATTCAGAGTGAGCAGTATGATGTGAGGATCATTGGCAGTGTGTCCGGCTGGATAGTTGCCATATTTATCTGCACCTGCATCACTGCTTATCCCTCAAGACAGCTTTGCTTTGTTAACTAAAAACTGCTGCCAATCATTGAGAAGGAGCTACAGGTGGACTTCCCTATACTTTTAAACTGTATCTTCCCATTTTTCaagacattttcacataatCACATTTCAAGTGACTGCTGACAGCGTGATTCATATTGATCCTTGACTGGGGCATAGCATTTCTGTGACTGCTTAGACAGCAGGAGTTGAGCTCTTAAGTGTCTTTGATCTGATGGTGGTCATATTAGACTGCGCTGCATCTTCCACTTTGTCACATGACATGTAAAAGTGTGTGGTTTCTGTCTTTCAACAATCAAGCTCCTTTGTGAGGTTTAAGGTATTATCACTGGCACACTAGTGGTACACTACTAAAACTATTAACAAGGACTAAAATTGCCAAGTGAATTGTCAATGAAGGAACCATTAGGCCTATCTACTCCTGAACACCCTTTAATCTACTTGAATAGAACATTGATACAGATATACAGaaaatcactcacacacattacTAAATATCAGCTTCTGTAGTTAGTAGACTCACAGAAAAAGGTTTACATGGACCTAACGTGTCCGTACCTGAGCACACCAGAGGAGAGATTCCTGGCTGTGCTAGGAGTCATCGGCATCATGCTCAACCTCCtgctgcttgtctttgtctACATATACACCTCCACCTGATATATGTACCTGAACACAGTATCAGTTATGAGATCATTTGCCACACCTTAACAGCACCTATACCTAAAACAACCAGGTGTGCCAGTGATCGTATTGTGTTCTTCAACCACACCTGTATATATTGTACCAAGGCACTGGTTCATAGCTAATTTGTGGATTATATGATATTCTAGGCAGGTTTCTGTGCCTAATAATAGAGTGATACTCTAATAATAGTGGGAACATGGTGAACAGAAGGTGATGAGAGAATTTAGAGGCAGTTATATGTGTTCACTGActaatttataataaaaatacaaaatgtaccttttttttaaataaatctgtgTCCTACAGTTAGTGTTTTTGTAGATACAGTGCTCTTTCACATATGTGCATGGTGAGATGTTTACTTAAGCTTATATTAGTATAATCTTTATTAAGCTTTGACCAAAAGACCTGATGTAAAGATTGCTATTTTTACAGTAATTATGTTTGTTCTACATGCTTACTGATGTTGAAAACACCCAGGCATGGAAGGATTAGATGGTGTTGATGTTTCAGTCTGTGCAGCAGCTCTGCACACCATCAAAGACCCCTCTGTGGAAGGTCAGTACAACAGAACAATGGTCTATTTTCTGGTGTCATGTTTCTGTGACTGGATCTGTAAGCCAGGCACGGAGCAGCATCAGAGCAGACCAAGCGTGGAACTGAGACAATGTCACACAAATCAAGACAGCGTTCTTCCGCAGCGCAACACAAAGGAATGCAACAGTAATAAAAGAATCAGGTTGAACCAGTGTGGATTGCATGAAAAAAGAGGACATAAAACCTCTGTACAAGGCCTCACCATCTGTCTCGAAACTCATGAAGGCACGAAAAACTCCCTGGGATTGGGTTACAACATTTCCACTGGAGCTGCATGTCACTATGGACATGATTTTAGGTTTAAGCACTGTGCCTCTAATGGAGGAGCAAACCTAAATGCAGTTGACAAGCGAGCAGAGCGGACTGGCCTGAATCTACACTTCATCCTCATCATTCTCTTCTCCACCAACAAGCTAACGCCAGAGAAGACATAGTACTGAGAGGACCCACATGAGTCTCTGCTGTCATTTCACATAGCACaatacttttatatatatatatatatatatatatatatatatatatatatatatatatatatatatatatatatatatatatatatatatatatatatatatatgcgcACACACGCATACACCTGTGAGCCGAAACAGACTTCCTTTCATGTACCATCAGTCAGATGTTCAGGGGGGAAGACACAACGCAGGGGACCCCAGAAACTCTGACTGCTCACTTAACCTACCACAATTTTACATGTTGGCTTGTGAGAATACGTATTGAGATTTTGCATATAAGATTCCTTGTTACATTGTGTATGTATGCTCTTAGTTTTAGTATCATTGAGTGTTTTGTTTGGATAAGTTTGCAAGCAAATCCGAAAGTCACAATCACTACATTGGAAAATGTCTGGGATGAAACTCAACAAATATCTATAGTTCTGGTGGTCATAGTCTATTTT of Siniperca chuatsi isolate FFG_IHB_CAS linkage group LG7, ASM2008510v1, whole genome shotgun sequence contains these proteins:
- the LOC122879479 gene encoding uncharacterized protein LOC122879479: MVIENNAIRLREIQSAIIEDNNLFQNIQTVSISTIDRVLKRHQMNMKQLYTVPFERNGERVKELRYQHVQRIMELEASEPPHSFLYMDEAGFNLTKRRRRGRNIIGHRATVDVPGQRGGNITMGCAISENDVLTHIPIIGPYNTERLVTFLDTLYRDLIPEQERGQIGDDLPKYVIVWDNVSFHRSNIIRQWFAAHDRMLMEFLPPYSPFLNPIEEFFSAWRWKVYDRQPHTQMTLLAAMDAACDDITADACRGWIRHSKRFFPRCIAREDVRCDVDENLWPNRQDRQEV